TTTGCAATGCACACATTTATCTCTATCTTTAAGTATAGACTAGCCCAGAAGGGTTGGAAATCAGAAGTCCTCTCTCCAATACCATGTTCAAATGCCTTGCCCCTTAGACATGCTCAAGCTTATAGAGCTTGGGCTTGGCATGTGAGCAATGTACTAAAACTACTGGCCCCAGCAGTCAGATAAAAGTACCTCTCTTAAAAGTTAAAGAGGGTATAAACTTAATAATGCTTGATTTATgcatgattattatttttaactaaCTCATATTTTCCGTCAAAGATATGGTAGAACTATATATCAAAGTTGGTTTATATTGTCAAACAGGAGAAGATAAGAATTTCTTAGCTACTGAGCTACTTTATCATTATCATGTGACTAATGTGGAAACCACTATGCATGGAGCCACTTCCAAGCTTTGCGGATCCCAGACGCCAAGGGCAGCCTGCTACCTACACAACATGGATGGCCCAGAGAGTATGTGGCTGACTCTCTTCCATTTCTTCTATTGTGTTTTTGAGCAAAATTGTATTGGTGGTTCTGAGTTAGACTTGACTAGGCATGACATATCTGACGCAGACAGAATATCAAGCCCCCCTCGAGAGCTTTTCTCATGGATGTTCATTTGTTGTTGTTTGGATGACTCTCAATATATAGGTTAACTCCCATGGGCTTTCCTGCAGCACATGTTCACAAGGTGCATTCTTTACCCAGCTTATGACTAGGGCACATTTCTCATGTGCAGCGGACCCATAGCAAAAGTGTTGTAAGGTCTCCATAGTATTCTACTACTTTTTCGCATATAACTTATTTTTAATGAGGTTCCTGTAGTTACGAGTAGAAACAGTTGAAAATAGAATGATTATTTTATTACACAAACTGAACTATAACCAAATATGATTTTAGGTTTTGTTAGGGATGGAATTTATAAGAATCACTTCGTGTTATTTCATTTAATATAAAACAGGACGATGACGAGGCATTCTTGTGGTGCAATTGGAGAGTTACTATcgtatttttaatttattttttgttatgaATTAGTAGTttctttattgttatttattttacaatagcaacatttttttttcatgaatattAAATTCTTATATCATAATCGTAGTTTTGAAAGTTCGTCACAATGATGTGGCAGTCCATGTTCGTATCACGTCGTGTCTTATACCATATGGTTGTATTACATCCGTAGTGTACTGTATAGGCCAAGTTATATGGACAGCATGTATCCATGTTTGATGTTTCCCATTCGCAAATTTTGTGACCTCAAACAGAGAGTTTAGTTGATTTGTGAGAATATAATGcctaataattttattattattttttaaaaatgaaacaaCCAAAATGTGGCCTCTATCAAATCACAAACTAAAAGATGTTTGACCCAATGAAATTACGGTGTGAAGCACctttattgatatatatatatatatatatatatatatatatatatatatatatatatatatatatatatatgtatgcgaCCAGCATTTTGCTCTGCCTCAAGGCAAGGGTTGTTTTAAACAAGTTCAGGTTTAGCTTTTGGTAGACAGTGACATTGCGTTGCCCCATTTTGTCACGAGTTAGACATGACCATTTTAAGACAAAGACATGACATAccatgggggaaaaaaaaaaatacatcatTCATTGTTTTCAAATATGCAtctgtttttgtgtgtgtgtgtgtgtgagagagagagagagattcactgattttatgattttatcctACAAAAGTGTCAATTCTTAGAATCTGAATTATAAGTCTACGATTTCTTTAAAATATACAATTGATATAAGACCGTGACATGTTCGCCCGTTCGTTTCATCGGCACCTCTGTGTAGTCATGATAATATCCTTAGGACgattataatataaaatgataCGATTTTAGGTTTAATTACAATGAGGTATTATCCACTTTAACACATTACCTTACGATTTTATCTTATAAAAGACGTCTGTCTTATGTTGTTGGAATTTGAATCATCTAATTTTTACATaatacttatatatacaaacatatgcatatatacatgtgtacacacacacacacacacacacacacacacacatatatatatatatatatatatatatatataagtattatcAATTTAAAGAGATTTTGTTATTTCAATGTACAAGTTAAGAAAATGTATATTCTCATTTTCATGATAACTTTAGCACCAACACTTTAGTTATCCTAAAAATAGTAACACTACAGTAGGACTTCAAGTGAAGATATTTTCATATGAACAACCGCCACATTTGCCCACGTCATTGAATGCCTCATTATGCCTGAAGTTATATACAGCCAataaaattattgaaattcaatgaTTAATAGCTATAATAAAATAAGAATCGATGAACGTTAAACATGATGATACTCAATTCGGGTCTGGTTTGTGAActacaataaataaaaataataataaattaattttcattttgtCGAAATTAAGTTTCATTTACCAAACATGCATAGATGCTGCGTTTGAGAGGATGAATTTCGGATCTTGAATTAAAATTTGGGTGTACttaaacaaatttcaatataattttatgttatgtcttatccaaatttaatataaattccAATTAAGGTATCTCCAAAGGATGGTAAAATTATCCTACATCAATAATTTTATCCAAGTTCACTTTATTTTTACGTGCCAAACTATTTTTATGTACGAAATATTAGTAAAATGGTCATATATATATCAACAGTTTTGGGACAGATGTGACATATCAAAGACGGGATGAGAGCATGGAAGCTGGTTTCACGTGGATGGGTCTCTCCCTGCATCGTCCATTTCTACACCTAAGCATTAATATTGCATATATAGAGAAAGCTAAAGGAGTAGAAGATCGCCACTACTGCAAAACTGAATTAATTGTACGTACtggagaggaaaaaaaaaattgaactcaCAATGGCCGTGATTAGAGCTTTGAATGGTCCCAAAAAGAGTGTTGGCATCTCGGCGCTTAAAATTCTAGTGAAGCTGCTACAAAAGAGCTTGGCACTGGCAAGGAAACCAGCTGCTGTGGATTACTTTGAGGGGTTTGGGGTCAGTGGcaaagcagcagcagcagcagcattgCCGGAAGATGTGAAACAGGGACACTTTGCGGTGATCGCCGTCGATAACGGGAAGCAGAAGCGGTTCGTTGTTGGGCTGAACTATCTGAGCCACCCTGTGTTCTTGAGACTGTTGGAGCATGCGGCGGAGGAGTTTGGTTTCGATCACCAGGGCGCGCTTAGCATCCCTTGCCAGTGGAGCGAGCTCGAGAGCATTTTGGCTCATTCTTGAAGATAAGCTCAATTAGTGTGTTCACTTAATTAGGTGTAATTGTCGGTAGAACCACCCaaattattatatatgtatgtatgcatgcatgcagagtgattattaattaattcattcCTGAGTTTGTTGTTAGATatttgatgatttgtatgataaaAATTGAGTATATATGTTTAGCGATTTCCAAAAACATCCGTATGAGAAGATTACATATATTTTGGGACAGAGAGAATGATATTAGAAACCTCTAAATAGTCTTATAAAGttaatgtttttttctttttcatttttgataatCTGGGGATTCTAACTAGCATTGcgtcactttggacactatggtgagGCACCAAACCTGGGAGGTAAAAGTAGCCCGTCCATTGACGTATCCTTAGTAATTTATCGGGATAAACTCTCAAGGGGAAATCGAACTCGTGATCTTGGACTCACTAAAGTCACAAGTCGCTCTTACCACTTGCTTTAATGATCTATTTTTTTCCTCTCCAAACATAGAGAAGGATGAGAAAGAATTCACCAAACGTTAAAGAGCGAGAAGTATTGAATGCTTAATTTTGAGGCATTATTGTGTTGTGTTGCCTAAGCAAGCCAAgctttaaataattaatttaattattgaaTTTTCAGTCATTGTAATATAGTTTTACTCAAACAATTAATTGTAAGCTGAAAATTTACAAAATCCAATAATTTGATTCATTATCCGAGAGTTTAATTTACTCAAACAATGTCTATTTAATTTTGGagagcattttttatttttgaatttttagttttcaaagaattataaaaattttaatttttaaaatttttaatatccatttaaaaaaggtaaaaaataaaaaagtttgtttaaatgtagaaaataatttttttatttagtatttctagatttcattataataaaaaacaacttattttttaatttttaaaaagttatataaggtaatatttggaATTATGgattttggaatttgaatttgtgtgatttgaaaaaaaaaaaatctatgaaaGTCTAAGATTCGAATTCCATGTTCCCACATGCAAAGTTAAGAGTTAGAAATTTAGGAATAgtaaaaagatgttttccaagttttctaTGGGTTAGTTTAAAACTTAAATAATACGatagaaaggaaaggaaaatataaagaaattctattttttatgtttggttattagAGAAAGTGaaaaatagaattttaaaaaatacaataaacgaattaaaaattaattttataaaccATTAACGTttaatcatttaaatttttttttaatcatatcaaaattttatttttagtagtttttgatattgacaaaaagtataataaaaaataagtttcctTCTCATTTTCATTTGTTTGCCTTTCCTCAACCAAAATCTTTTATCCAAAATTTAAGTAGACccaatataaatttagaaaatttaaaaagaagattatatttatataattatttaaataaaaataataataataactatttcCAAACAAAGTGTCAAAATTATTTATTGATGTTCGtttatttcataaaattattataaaaataaaaattaattaatatttgtaaaatttttttaaaaaataaaataaaaaataaatatgttttttCACAACTAAATGAACCCTTCATGGTTATAAAGTGCGCGCTTAACATGTATCCTAGACTAGTTATTAATTGAATGAAGTATAAGAAATTTTcaatcatttttttcttttagtcatttttttaaaagaaaaaaatgccTTCAATTTACAACTGATCTCATAATCATAACATTTAGAAAtagataaataatatataaatctGTACAACTTTGTATTATCTTCTCAATTCTCATTCATCtcttaaaaactaaaaatacaaGATAAATTTAAAAATGTACCGATCACAACTAGTAAAGggcaaaaaaggaaaaaaaaaaccaataatgTGGAGTAGGGAGATTGGAAGCTATAACCGAAGAGAGTCGATCGACCAGagactctatatatatatatattcaagatcGATCAACCACAAACCAGATTGaatcaaatatttcaaaataaatgtATACTTGACTATGATCGACTTTGTTCTGATTAGCTCGATTGCGCTGGATTCTTTccttcattttcatttcaatttcaATATCTCATCAACTGAGCAAGAACTGAATTGAAACTGCTCAAGAAGATGGGGATAGGGGGGACCAAAACGGGTTAGTGGGTCGGGTTTGGACGGGTCGTAAATGGTTAGGGGTTAAAAGGGTTCGGGTTCGGATTGACCCGTTTATTAATGAGTGACTAACATATAAACCCAAATCCGctcatttaataaatgggtcataAACTGGTACCGCTTAAgaacccgtttaaaaatataattgatttatttttaattttttgaaatatttcatataaagtgaTATATATAAATGGGTCACCTGGCAAGTACCCAACCCGAACCCAGCTAACCTGTTTATTAAACTGGTTGAATTGACCTGTTTATAAACGAGTCACATTCTATTAAATCTGAACCCGATTTAAATAGGCGGGTCACGAGTCACCCGTCAGGTTTTGATCCGTTTTGCCATCCCTAGATTGGGAATTGCGGATCTTGTAGGGGTTGGGTGGAGCATGAGTATTCTCTCCCTAATTCTAGCGTCTTGTGTTTCTGCTGCTCAAAATCCaacaatatttacaaaaataaCTTATTATTCTCGTCGTTGTCGGATACCGATGGTGATGATACTTGCATTGATGATATAGCGAAGGTTCTTCTTTTACccaatgaagatgaagatgaaaatGAAGAGGTGTTGGAGTAGAGGCGGAGGGATGAGGAGGAAATTATTAGTCGTTGCCGTTGGAGGTCTTGGTTTTGTTGGGAAGAAATGAGACTTACCAAAAAATCATGGAAGTACAATCAgaagttctttctctcccaattAACAAAATCATTTCTTATGATATGACAATAGTACAAAACTATATATTTTCAGTATCTTAAATCAAATTTGATAAGTTGATTCATAGATTTGGTCTAATTGGGGACCAAAATATTTTGCcaaacataaaaaaattaaattttataaaaatagtcaaACCTGATTACGGTGGTAATAACCAATTCAAAAAAGTTATGGCTTGTTTGATCAATTTGCATATttacttcaaaaaatattttttgattatttttttaataaaataaacaaaaaaataggTGTTATATGCGCATTTTTAAttgttaaaaataatataaattttttattctatttttttgcAAATATTTAAGATAATTGTGCTCCAAACAGAAAAAAATACAATAATgaagttttattaattaaattgatgTAAACTTTGAATTGATCCATTCATGAATATAGGGTCATCCTTGGATTGGATTGAGTCCAACATTCTTATTAAATCCTTTGTCAAACCATAGATGTAGTTTGGATTGATTTAGATGATTTTGGAATTCGAGTGGGTTGGGTCAAGCCGTTGATTTAGTTTTCTTTCTTTAAACAAATAACGGGGAAGTGCAGGTgcagtgatccaaaaaaaaaattttaaatactctctgataccacacacacacacacacacatatatatatatatatatatatattgcaacccGCACTAATCAGGGAATCTCGGGCACACCTGTCATTTCTATAATTAAAAATAGCGAAAGATGCTAAAACATcaaaacactttaccagagttctagtTATTCCTAAACACATACATAAAACTACCTGTCTATATAATACAACCAACCAAAATAACAAAAATGCAACAGCTAGTGGCTCACCAGTTCTGTCTATCACCCCCAAAAGTCTAATCCTTGTCCCGTAATAAGTTAGGCACGGTTCCCTGAAAGacctaaaaaatgatttgtataatggggtgagaaaCTTTTCAGtgagacggattatattattatcagtatgtggctagcatgagttcccgtgtgaattttaaatttcaattatttcACTGTATATAAAAATGATGGCATTAAAACTGTACTGCATTATTTGtgtctgaaaatacataatttcagaGTAATAAATTGTCGGTTCAATATAGCCTATTTCTAGTAAATTtgcttatatatacataaaatatacAACCTAAACTGTTGAATTAGTATCGTCAcactatcacatactcatacaacATGCTTCCCTcaatgatgggttgtgcggcccaaaggttggactCAGCATATGTCCAGCCAACTATAGCTGagtcaaaaaaaaattataagtacGATTGTACCTACCCTTAAGGGTCACCCGGAACTGCATTTGATGGGGCCCCCATAACTGCCTCGGGAAAGTATTGTCCCCAAGTCTCCAATTGACTATCCCGTATCATACTTCCATCCTCGTATGATTGCACTCACTCCCAActcatagctacggtaccatgcttataatatcacatttcatatccatatGGTTCTTAAATCATAGCAATGTACATAGATTTTCCTTAATTAAAAGTTGAGATTATTTTAAAGAAGCGGGACCCAGGCGTGATGCCGGCGCCTTGCGTGCCGACCCCTTCCTTATTTACCTTCAGCAGAGAAAAAAATAGGATAAATATTCTACGTGGGGCCCACGCCATAGACTCCAACTTACGTCCAGCTATTGGTTGGCCATGCGTCCACGTCAGCAAATAGCGACGTAGGCGCTCTTTGTAAGAAGTAGTTGGGGGCCAGCACATGCCTCCAATCGCTGCCCTTTTCTAGCTTGACACGTCGGCTGCCTCGGACTTTACTGGCTGAAGTGCTCGAGCCTTGGCTAATTCAGCTTCTGGGTGGCGGGGCTGTAATCCACTAATCCGGTGCCGTTGTAAAGTCGGCCGGATTGGAACTcacaaaatattagaaaaaaaaaaaacaatttacatatttttatgtttaaaattttaagatgatttatattgaaaactTGACCAAAATCTATGAAATATTTGACGAAAAGATAATTTAAAAAGTTATAATCAAGTCAaactatttaaaatttaatttctaattcatatatatatatatatatacacaagtaATTTTCATCAACATAGCAATGTCTCCCATTTTAAATTTaggatttaatttaattttttgttttgaaatattttcattcacaaatcacaaactcaaaaaaaaaaaaaaaaaaagggcccaGATTCAGACAATCATGACCATCCATTCATCGTCACAAGGTTGACCGACGCTAATGCCTTGACAAGCTCTCTGTGGTTTAAGCTCAAGCCACATAACTGAGCGGCTGGGCCTAGCCTAGCCTAGCCGCACGTATAAAGTTTACTATAAACTATATTTGATAGTTTCTACAGTTCCGCGTGGGAGCTGAGCACATGCTCAGAGAGACTCGCCAGCTCGCCGGTCAAAGGTCCTAAAGTCCAAACAACCCCTCCCCGCCTTCAAcgggagataataataataataaatataaatggGAAAAGAACTTTCTGTTCTCCCCTTTATATAAAGTCGGAAATGCCCTTCTTCCCGTgactcttttttctttttatttttctattattctcaacaaatttaaattatatagCACAGgtaatttatcttttattttttttattttaaaatttaaatgtataattttcaaatgaaagtttaaaattttaactaattGGATATATTTTCTGAATTAAAACATAATATGAAacataatgtatttttttttgtttagtttgTTACAAAAAATTTGACGTGATAATGATGAAAATTATTTAGAATAATGTTATGCCATTATAATAATTATCATcgttcaaaaaaataaaaattttatatactttaaatatacaaataaatatCATATATCATTAAACCACAAAAGAAAAAGTTATGTTATACAACTTaaaagatatgttatgaaaatacaaaaaattcaacaCTCGATTCACAAGACTCCAATAAACATGTCggaagttttttatttttattttaaaaattgcaaGAAATTCCAAGGAGGGGTGTTCATGACTCGGTTACCCGAACAAAACCTCTAGATACCAAATCGAATCTAACGTTTTGATTCGGTGTTTTTGTGAATCGAAATCAATATGAACTCTTTGATTAACCGGTCGTCTAGTTAACCAACAactcggttcggttcggttatttggtttgaatttattttcaaaccattataatttatttaaaagaaaaaaaagatattttttgtTTGAGTTTTGATTTAGTGTGTATATTTATacttatttatataaattaatcatcaaaaaatatttgtacgcactattttgtaattttaagatatattttaaatattctttttatataataatatagaatataaatagtatatattgtaaataaatacatgTAGATAACCATCAATTCATgaatataaaaaatcaaaattttagtttaattcagattgcattcatttttaaatatttttgaacagTCCTACTCAAAGGGTATTATCGTCTAAAAAAAACAGCTCATTTGGTCAGGAACGACGCCGTCCCTCATTTCGCCATCTTAATAATGCACAATAATCACTTTATGCGGATATTTAATCCCCGCATTCGGCCtttattcatattcatatctttaaaacaatttcaatttcaatttccgTCCAAACCCAAGccctcttcttctcctttctcGTCTTCTACCCTCTCTCCCTTCTCACCCTAAAGGCTTAAACCCAAAATCTGACTCCTCCAATCTGTATTTGATCCAAAAATCTCACCTGGGCATCTCTCGCTCCCGTTAAATTCTCACAGATTGGGTGACCCACATGAGTCCGACGGATACGTTGGTTGGTCAGCTGGTGGAGTCGGTGAGGGAGATTTCTGGGTTTCCCGAATGTCGAAACACCTCCAAGAAGATGTATGGTAATCTTGTTCGGAGGGTGAAACTTTTGAGTCCTTTGTTTGAGGAATTGAAGGACAGTGATGAAGAGCTCCAGGAAAACGAGCTACGAGCCTTTGAATCGCTGCGGATCGCTCTGGATTCCTCCAAGGAGCTTCTTCGATCCGTCAGCGAAGGCAGCAAGGTTTATCaggtattttaattatttatttcaatttgtTTGCTCAGACAGCTGTGGAAAAggtaatgaagaagaaaaaacgGTTTTGTCTTTTGGTTTTTGCTTCAAATTTTCTGGAAAGTTAATTTGACTAAGCTATATATTTTCTTGTATCGGCTCATTTTGATGATGGAAGATTtagcataaatatttgatttctTCTATTTCCTATACTCTGCTAGCAACGGGCAAGTGGTCGTCGCTTGTAAATCAGTTTGGGCGCTCATTTATGTTGATGTTTAAatctgtggcttataaaattttatttttggttattTGGTCTCTTTGATGCTGAATTGCCATGTACTAAAATGTACCGTATTAAATTTATGAGGCCTTAATCAATTTGCtattttatggattatttcacGAAAAAGGGCCATTAGGCCCATTACCAATTGTTGGTCCTGCCAACCTGAACCTTCGGAGGCCTGTGCTGAATATCCTCCTAACTTCAGGCATTTTTGTTCCCGGCAACTGCTTGGCTGTGTTATTACATAATTTTTCTTGAAATCGCATTTAGATCTTCTCATTAGTTATCTTTCAATAACTATTATGGAAGTTAAGCCTTGGAGAGGATTCTCTTTTCAGACAATGTGAAAGTTTACTTAGATTTGCATTGACTTTTTTGAGGCATGCATCATATTCACCAATTAGTTTCCATCTATTTTTATGGGAGGCATCCGGGTTTCAAGTAGTCATGGATTTTGAATTACagattaatatatataatattttgtaTGTGCATGCATTCACttgcatgtgtgtgtgtttgttgcATAAAGTTATACGAGGCTTACCTGTACTGAGTATAGTTCTACATGCAACTGAGGAAGGATGCCTATCTGCTCACAGAAATCCAGCTTATGTTCAAAGctgatatatgtgtgtgtgtgttcccgcgggggaggagggggggggggggttaagaAATTATTGCTTCTTAACTCTTTCTTTAGAGTGCAGACATTTGATGTGCTACACTTGCTGCAGCACACATGGTACATAGGAATGGAATGAAGTCGAATTCATCACTTGATTTCATCATGCCTTCAATTcaatttttcattccattctGCAAACAAACATGACATTAATGTCTAATACGAATGTATGTTAATTTCGATGTTCTAAGTTGATTACAAAGCATGGATGTGCTAGTTGCTTTTATTCTATGTAGAAGTgcattgattttttaattttattgaatTGAGTCGAGTAGTTCTTTGAATCATTGTTTTTGAGGCAAGCAGTATTTTACATATCACAGGCTCTGGAAAGGGACAAAATTGCCGATAAGTTTCGCCAGATTACAGAACAAATTGAAGCAGCACTGAATATGATTCCTTACGATAAGCTCGATATATCAGAGGAAGTTCAAGAACAGGTATATTTACCACCTAATGAtttttagaagtattttaaagAATTCATTTGACCTAATTGATCTTGGTTACAATTAATTGGCGTTGAGAGTGTGATAGTAGTATGGGTGCTGTGTGATTAAGCTCAATCAGCTGGGAACTTCTCATATAAAGCTGATGAAGAGTCATGGACTAATAAATTTGAAGTGCTGACCTTGTAATGCTCTATGCCTTTCAGATCGAGCTTGTGCATGCTCAATTCAAGAGAGCAAAAGGAAAAAGAGACTCTCCCGATGTACAGCTAGAGGTGGATTTAACCATAGCTCAGAAAGAAAAAGACCCTGACATTGCAGTGCTGAAAAGGCTTTCAGAAAAGTTGCAGCTTCGGACCATTAATGATCTGAAAAAGGAATCACTTGCTTTCCATGAAATGGTCATTGCAAGTGGTGGTGACCCTGGAGACCACTTTGAGAAGATGTCTTCCCTACTGAAGAAGCTGAATGTCTGTGTACTGACAGAAAACACAGAAACTGACACCTCTGAGAGTGTGAAGGGCTTGATTAAGCACAGATCTCCTGTCATCCCAGATGACTTCCGGTGTCCAATATCGCTTGAATTAATGAAAGATCCTGTTATTGTTTCTACTGGGCAGGTAAACTGGCAGCTGCCGCAATAATTTTATAGCTTCCATTTATGAAACGTTATTTAGTTATGCTGTTATTTGTTTTGCAGACGTACGAAAGATCCTGCATTCAGAAATGGCTAGATGCAGGGCACAAGACTTGCCCAAAGACGCAGCAGACTCTGTTGCATACAGCATTGACGCCTAACTATGTTTTGAAGAGTCTAATTGCTTTGTGGTGTGAGAGCAATGGTGTTGAGCTACCAAAAAAGCAAGGGGACTGCAGAAACAAAAAATCAGGAATTTGTATTTCTGACTGTGATCGAGCTGCTATAGTTGCCTTGCTGCAGAAACTAGAAAGCAGGAATCCAGAACAGCAGAGAGCAGCATCTGGCGAGCTTCGGCTGCTGGCAAAGAGGAATGCAGATAATAGAGTATGCATTGCTGAAGCAGGAGCCATTCCACTCCTTGTAGAACTGCTGTCCTCATCAGATTCTCGGACCCAGGAACATGCGGTCACTGCGCTGCTTAACCTTTCCATAAATGAGGCTAACAAGGGAAGTATTGTAAATGCAGGAGCTATACCTGATATAGTAGATGTATTGAAAAATGGCAGCATGGAAGCAAGAGAAAATGCAGCTGCAACCCTTTTCAGTTTATCTGTTGTTGATGAGAATAAGGTGAAAATAGGAGCAGCTGGTGCTATCCCGGCTCTTATTGATTTGCTTTGCCAGGGGACTCCCAGAGGAAAGAAGGATGCTGCTACTGCTATTTTCAACCTCTCTATCTATCAGGGAAACAAAGCGAGGGCTGTAAAGGCAGGGATTGTCCCGCCATTGATGAGCTTCTTGAAGGATGCTGGTGGAGGAATGGTGGACGAAGCACTTGCAATACTGGCAATTCTTGCCAGCCATCAAGAAGGGAAGATGGCCATTGGACAGGCAGAGCCATTCCCAGTTTTGGTGGAGGTTATAAGGACAGGTTCACCACGCAACCGGGAGAATGCAGCTGCAGTGCTGTGGTCATTGTGCACGGCGGATGTGCAGCACTTGGAAGCAGCTAAGGAGCTCGGAGCAGAAGAGGCATTGAAGGAACTCTCAGAGAGTGGCACTGATAGAGCAAAGAGGAAAGCTGGAAATCTTTTGGAGCTCCTTCAACAATCAGAAGTTGTTTCCAGTTTATAGCGTTAGGGTTATGTCTGCTATCAGTTGGATATGGAGTACTTAGAAAAAAAGGGCAATGGCAGCTTCTGGAGATGCTGACTGGTAGGCAGCTTCAACACATTCCCGGAGAAGCTGATTGACCTATATATAGAATTAGAAACTGTAATTTATATTGGCAATGTTGGAATATTACACTAGAAGTTTGGCTGTATCTTGAGAATGCGAAATTTTTATGAAGGTGGGTGATGGTGCGTG
This region of Malania oleifera isolate guangnan ecotype guangnan chromosome 10, ASM2987363v1, whole genome shotgun sequence genomic DNA includes:
- the LOC131165414 gene encoding auxin-responsive protein SAUR50-like, with translation MAVIRALNGPKKSVGISALKILVKLLQKSLALARKPAAVDYFEGFGVSGKAAAAAALPEDVKQGHFAVIAVDNGKQKRFVVGLNYLSHPVFLRLLEHAAEEFGFDHQGALSIPCQWSELESILAHS
- the LOC131165415 gene encoding U-box domain-containing protein 14, whose amino-acid sequence is MSPTDTLVGQLVESVREISGFPECRNTSKKMYGNLVRRVKLLSPLFEELKDSDEELQENELRAFESLRIALDSSKELLRSVSEGSKVYQALERDKIADKFRQITEQIEAALNMIPYDKLDISEEVQEQIELVHAQFKRAKGKRDSPDVQLEVDLTIAQKEKDPDIAVLKRLSEKLQLRTINDLKKESLAFHEMVIASGGDPGDHFEKMSSLLKKLNVCVLTENTETDTSESVKGLIKHRSPVIPDDFRCPISLELMKDPVIVSTGQTYERSCIQKWLDAGHKTCPKTQQTLLHTALTPNYVLKSLIALWCESNGVELPKKQGDCRNKKSGICISDCDRAAIVALLQKLESRNPEQQRAASGELRLLAKRNADNRVCIAEAGAIPLLVELLSSSDSRTQEHAVTALLNLSINEANKGSIVNAGAIPDIVDVLKNGSMEARENAAATLFSLSVVDENKVKIGAAGAIPALIDLLCQGTPRGKKDAATAIFNLSIYQGNKARAVKAGIVPPLMSFLKDAGGGMVDEALAILAILASHQEGKMAIGQAEPFPVLVEVIRTGSPRNRENAAAVLWSLCTADVQHLEAAKELGAEEALKELSESGTDRAKRKAGNLLELLQQSEVVSSL